The Desulfuromonas versatilis genome has a segment encoding these proteins:
- the gyrB gene encoding DNA topoisomerase (ATP-hydrolyzing) subunit B, protein MTDKTEKQYGAESIKVLEGLSAVRKRPAMYIGSTGPNGLHHLVYEVVDNSIDEALAGYCDEVNVSIHVDGSVTVEDNGRGIPVDMHPTQKKSAAEVVLTVLHAGGKFDSDSYKVSGGLHGVGVSVVNALSVRLDLEIRRDNKIYRQNYERGVPTTPLREEGETKRRGTKITFWPDGEIFETTEFSFEVLSQRLRELAFLNGGVRINIADERTEKKHEFHYEGGILSFVEYLNRAKTPVHPTPIFFKGEREGVEIEVAIQYNDGYDEKIFSFANNINTHEGGTHLVGFKAALTRTMNTYATANNLLKNVKTAISGDDLREGMAAVISVKVPDPQFEGQTKTKLGNSEIKGYVETLMNEKLAMYLEENPQVARKILEKGIEAARAREAARKARDLTRRKGALEGLSLPGKLADCQEKDPALCEIYLVEGDSAGGSAKQGRDRKYQAILPLKGKILNVEKARFDKMLTSNEIRTLITAMGTGIGKEDFDVAKLRYHRIIIMTDADVDGSHIRTLLLTFFFRQMPELVERGHLYIAQPPLYKAKRGKKEIYLKDEAALLEYLLDEGTEGITVQMEKTGKVIRGKQIIPTLRNIIDFNTLFDKLVHKGVNREVLNIFVRGKIQNGFADMDDLRPLAETLKGIEPRAVFEALDEPPRILFTLGSIRARIDQTVLEILSSHEYKLLLQAYRKVEDICVDEKAFVSLEGKEETAIHERQELLEYFTSRAKKGQYIQRYKGLGEMNPEQLWETTMDPEKRVLLQVKIEDAVEADEIFTVLMGDQVEPRREFIETNALNVSNLDI, encoded by the coding sequence ATGACGGATAAGACGGAAAAGCAGTATGGAGCCGAAAGCATCAAGGTTCTCGAGGGGCTTTCCGCGGTGCGCAAGCGCCCAGCCATGTATATCGGCTCCACTGGACCCAATGGCCTGCATCATCTGGTTTACGAGGTCGTGGACAACTCCATTGACGAGGCCCTGGCCGGCTACTGCGACGAGGTCAACGTCTCCATCCATGTCGATGGCTCGGTGACGGTCGAGGACAACGGCCGCGGCATCCCCGTGGACATGCACCCGACGCAGAAAAAATCCGCCGCCGAGGTCGTGCTGACGGTGCTGCACGCCGGCGGCAAGTTCGACAGCGACTCCTACAAGGTCTCCGGGGGTCTGCACGGCGTGGGGGTGTCGGTGGTCAACGCCCTCTCGGTCCGCCTCGACCTGGAAATTCGCCGCGACAACAAGATCTACCGCCAGAACTACGAGCGCGGGGTGCCGACCACCCCGCTGCGCGAGGAGGGGGAGACCAAGCGCCGTGGCACCAAGATCACCTTCTGGCCCGACGGCGAGATCTTCGAGACCACCGAGTTCTCCTTCGAAGTGCTCTCCCAGCGCCTGCGTGAACTGGCCTTTCTCAACGGCGGGGTGCGCATCAACATCGCCGATGAGCGCACCGAGAAGAAGCACGAGTTTCATTACGAGGGGGGGATCCTCTCCTTCGTCGAGTACCTTAACCGGGCCAAGACCCCGGTCCACCCGACCCCGATTTTCTTCAAGGGGGAGAGAGAAGGGGTCGAGATCGAGGTGGCCATCCAGTACAACGACGGCTACGACGAGAAGATCTTCTCCTTCGCCAACAACATCAACACCCACGAGGGGGGCACCCACCTGGTGGGGTTCAAGGCGGCGCTGACCCGCACCATGAACACCTACGCCACGGCCAACAACCTGCTCAAAAACGTCAAGACCGCCATCTCCGGGGACGATTTGCGCGAAGGGATGGCCGCGGTCATCTCGGTCAAGGTCCCCGATCCCCAGTTCGAGGGGCAGACCAAGACCAAGCTCGGCAACTCGGAGATCAAGGGGTACGTAGAGACCCTGATGAACGAGAAGCTGGCCATGTACCTGGAGGAGAACCCCCAGGTCGCGCGCAAGATCCTCGAGAAGGGGATCGAGGCGGCCCGCGCCCGCGAGGCGGCGCGCAAGGCCCGCGACCTGACCCGCCGCAAGGGGGCCCTGGAGGGGCTTTCGCTCCCCGGCAAGTTGGCCGACTGCCAGGAGAAGGACCCGGCGCTGTGCGAAATCTATCTGGTCGAGGGCGATTCGGCCGGCGGCAGCGCCAAGCAGGGGCGCGACCGCAAGTACCAGGCGATCCTGCCCCTCAAGGGGAAGATCCTCAACGTGGAGAAGGCGCGCTTCGACAAGATGCTCACCTCCAACGAGATCCGCACCCTGATCACCGCCATGGGCACCGGCATCGGCAAGGAGGACTTCGACGTCGCCAAGCTGCGCTACCACCGCATCATCATCATGACCGACGCCGACGTCGACGGCTCGCACATCCGCACCCTGCTGCTGACCTTCTTCTTCCGGCAGATGCCCGAACTGGTCGAGCGCGGCCACCTCTACATCGCCCAGCCGCCGCTTTACAAGGCCAAGCGCGGCAAGAAGGAGATCTACCTCAAGGACGAGGCGGCCCTGCTCGAGTACCTGCTCGACGAGGGGACCGAGGGGATAACCGTGCAGATGGAGAAAACCGGCAAGGTCATCCGCGGCAAACAGATCATCCCGACTCTGCGCAACATCATCGATTTCAACACCCTCTTCGACAAACTGGTCCACAAGGGGGTCAACCGCGAGGTGCTCAATATCTTCGTGCGCGGCAAGATCCAGAACGGTTTCGCCGACATGGACGATTTGCGCCCGCTGGCCGAAACCCTCAAGGGGATCGAACCCCGAGCGGTTTTCGAAGCCCTCGATGAGCCGCCGCGCATCCTTTTCACCCTCGGCAGCATCCGGGCGCGCATCGACCAGACGGTGCTGGAGATCCTCTCCTCCCACGAGTACAAGCTGCTGCTGCAGGCTTACCGCAAGGTCGAGGATATCTGCGTGGATGAAAAAGCCTTCGTTTCCCTCGAGGGGAAGGAGGAAACAGCCATCCACGAACGCCAGGAACTGCTCGAGTACTTCACCAGCCGGGCCAAGAAGGGCCAGTACATCCAGCGCTACAAGGGGCTGGGGGAGATGAACCCGGAGCAGCTCTGGGAGACCACCATGGACCCGGAAAAACGGGTGCTGCTGCAGGTTAAAATCGAGGACGCGGTGGAAGCCGACGAGATATTTACCGTGCTCATGGGCGACCAGGTCGAACCGCGCCGCGAGTTCATCGAAACCAATGCCCTGAACGTCTCGAATTTGGATATTTAA
- the recF gene encoding DNA replication/repair protein RecF (All proteins in this family for which functions are known are DNA-binding proteins that assist the filamentation of RecA onto DNA for the initiation of recombination or recombinational repair.), whose translation MYIKQIQYRAFRNIERAEFSPDTGFNVLWGDNAQGKTNLLEGIYLLGNLKSFRASRNGEFLPESTGTAHLSARVSSQQVERRLELSIVSTGKKVRIDGKDLRSSRDFFGHLRPILFSPEEVNLIKGSPAGRRALLDRAIFQTDPLYLERAQEFERHLRQRNLLLREGKPAQELAPWTEGLIRCGARLRWERARYLAEMTPRLREVYGGITDNREQADLVYREGEADEEALRERLREELDGKAERERRLGQTLAGPHRDDPLFLVDGRPLRLFGSQGQQRSFMLAFKTAQIMDLESRTGEPPVLLLDDMTSELDRHRQGYFFRFLLERRGQVFITTTDIQPLIKEGIHQGKFFRVRAGSLQEDNPERGKYDG comes from the coding sequence ATGTACATTAAGCAGATTCAGTACCGAGCATTTCGAAATATCGAACGGGCGGAGTTTTCCCCGGATACTGGCTTCAATGTTCTTTGGGGCGATAATGCCCAGGGAAAAACCAACCTCCTGGAAGGAATTTACCTTCTCGGCAACCTGAAAAGCTTCCGGGCTTCCCGCAACGGGGAATTTCTGCCCGAAAGCACCGGCACGGCCCACCTTTCGGCCCGTGTCAGCAGTCAACAGGTGGAGCGCCGCCTGGAGCTGAGCATTGTTTCCACGGGGAAAAAAGTCCGCATCGACGGCAAGGACCTGAGATCTTCCCGGGACTTTTTCGGCCATCTGCGTCCGATTCTTTTTTCCCCCGAGGAGGTGAACCTCATCAAAGGTTCACCGGCCGGGCGTCGCGCGTTGCTGGATCGGGCCATTTTCCAGACCGATCCGCTGTATCTCGAACGGGCCCAGGAATTTGAGCGCCACCTGCGTCAGCGAAACCTGTTGCTCCGGGAGGGAAAACCCGCCCAGGAACTGGCCCCATGGACCGAGGGCTTGATCCGCTGCGGGGCCCGGCTGCGTTGGGAACGAGCCAGGTATCTTGCCGAAATGACACCCCGGTTGAGGGAAGTTTACGGCGGGATAACCGATAACCGGGAGCAGGCCGACCTGGTTTACCGCGAGGGTGAAGCGGACGAGGAAGCTTTGCGGGAAAGACTCCGTGAGGAACTGGATGGAAAGGCGGAACGGGAGCGTCGTTTGGGCCAGACCCTGGCCGGTCCTCACCGGGACGATCCGCTTTTTCTCGTTGATGGGCGCCCATTACGCCTTTTCGGCTCTCAGGGCCAGCAGCGCTCCTTCATGCTGGCTTTCAAAACGGCTCAGATCATGGATCTGGAATCTCGCACCGGCGAACCCCCGGTTTTGCTGCTCGATGATATGACCAGCGAGCTCGACCGCCATCGCCAGGGATACTTTTTTCGTTTTCTGCTCGAGCGCAGGGGGCAGGTTTTCATCACAACGACCGATATTCAACCTTTGATCAAGGAAGGCATTCACCAGGGCAAATTTTTCCGGGTGCGCGCTGGCAGCCTTCAGGAAGATAATCCAGAACGAGGTAAGTATGACGGATAA
- the dnaN gene encoding DNA polymerase III subunit beta: MQFFIEKEVFLKGLARIQGVVEKRNTIPILSNVLIEARDGQIFLTATDLEVGMRASHPATVETPGRVTVSAKKLYEIIKELPEKEISFLAKDNCWIEIRCGKALFNIVGLSAEEFPYFPQPEKEQFVAISSTLLKEMIDKTAFSISNDETKYNLNGIFFRSTEQQEKAQLTLVATDGHRLSLISRDLGASHIPELQKGVIFPRKGIMELKKMAEEGPSDIHLGFMDNNAVIKKDQTIVVMRLVDGEFPDYSRVIPKANEFAATIPRDLLLHSLRRMSILSSEKSRGVKLFLRTDLLEISSSNPELGDAREDLEIEYQGPELSIGFNARYLMDILQAQDAEKVVLKLKDNLSPGLINPAEETDYLAVVMPMRL; encoded by the coding sequence ATGCAATTTTTTATTGAAAAAGAGGTTTTCCTCAAGGGCCTCGCCCGTATCCAGGGGGTAGTGGAAAAACGCAACACCATCCCTATTCTCTCGAACGTCCTGATCGAGGCCAGGGATGGACAGATTTTCCTCACGGCCACGGACCTCGAGGTCGGAATGCGCGCATCCCACCCGGCGACCGTGGAAACCCCCGGTCGGGTAACCGTCTCGGCGAAAAAACTCTACGAAATCATCAAGGAACTGCCGGAAAAGGAAATTTCTTTCCTCGCCAAGGACAATTGCTGGATCGAAATCCGTTGCGGAAAGGCTCTTTTCAATATCGTGGGTCTCTCGGCGGAGGAATTCCCCTACTTTCCCCAACCGGAAAAAGAGCAATTTGTTGCCATCAGCAGCACCCTGCTCAAGGAAATGATCGATAAAACAGCCTTTTCCATTTCCAATGACGAAACCAAATACAATCTGAACGGGATATTCTTCCGCTCCACGGAGCAGCAGGAAAAAGCCCAACTCACCCTGGTTGCCACCGACGGCCACCGCCTTTCCCTGATTAGCCGCGATCTCGGTGCCTCCCACATTCCTGAGTTGCAAAAGGGAGTCATCTTTCCCCGCAAAGGCATCATGGAATTGAAGAAAATGGCCGAAGAAGGCCCTTCGGATATCCACCTGGGGTTCATGGACAACAATGCGGTCATCAAAAAGGATCAGACCATCGTGGTGATGCGTCTGGTGGATGGGGAATTTCCCGATTACAGCCGGGTCATCCCCAAGGCCAACGAATTCGCCGCAACGATTCCCCGCGACCTGCTGTTGCACTCTCTGCGCCGCATGTCGATTCTCTCCAGCGAAAAATCCAGGGGGGTCAAGCTATTCCTGCGTACCGATCTTTTGGAGATTTCCTCATCCAACCCGGAGTTGGGTGATGCGAGGGAGGATCTGGAGATTGAATATCAGGGACCGGAACTTTCCATCGGCTTCAATGCCCGCTATTTGATGGACATTCTCCAGGCTCAGGATGCAGAGAAGGTTGTCCTCAAACTCAAGGACAATCTCTCCCCGGGGCTTATCAACCCCGCAGAAGAGACCGACTACCTGGCCGTGGTCATGCCGATGCGCCTGTGA
- the dnaA gene encoding chromosomal replication initiator protein DnaA: MNRLWQETLAHLERTLTPQHFSTWIKSIHFVEIDKDLVILEVPNRFILDWVREHYIPIIRETLSQIGAVAYRVQLNIAQRKSPDTTPQVPSSPEIPPAPPARDSEPISREGCGAYGLNSKYTFEEFVSGSSNQFAFAAAMAVANNPATTYNPLFIYGGVGLGKTHLVNAVGNAIHKKNPEMRVCYYTSEKFMNELINSLRYAKMDEFRNKFRSMDVLLIDDVQFIAGKERTQEEFFHTFNALYESHKQIVVTSDKFPKEIPGLEERLRSRFEWGLIADIQSPDVETKQAILKMKAEQNGIFLPEDVTLFLANSVTSNVRELEGYLIRIGAYASLTSTPVTLAMVKEVLKDILVEKNRELTVEEIMKTVAAHYNVRVSDIKSSKRLKALVLPRQVAMYLSRQLTSCSYPEIGERFGGKDHSTIIHAIKKIEKQTEDDFQLRSTINTIKNALTN; the protein is encoded by the coding sequence ATGAACAGACTCTGGCAGGAAACACTCGCTCACCTGGAGCGAACCCTAACCCCTCAGCATTTTTCCACCTGGATAAAATCCATTCATTTCGTGGAAATCGACAAGGACCTGGTTATCCTGGAGGTCCCCAATCGTTTTATCCTCGACTGGGTCAGAGAACACTACATCCCCATCATCCGGGAAACTCTCTCCCAGATTGGCGCGGTGGCTTATAGGGTGCAGTTGAACATCGCCCAGCGCAAAAGCCCCGATACAACTCCCCAGGTTCCCTCATCGCCCGAAATACCACCAGCCCCGCCCGCCAGGGACTCCGAACCCATATCGAGGGAAGGTTGCGGCGCATACGGCTTAAACAGCAAATACACCTTTGAGGAATTTGTTTCGGGTTCTTCCAACCAGTTTGCCTTTGCCGCCGCAATGGCGGTGGCTAACAACCCGGCCACTACCTATAACCCACTTTTTATTTATGGTGGGGTCGGCCTGGGCAAGACCCATCTGGTCAACGCGGTAGGAAACGCCATTCACAAGAAAAACCCGGAAATGCGCGTTTGCTATTACACTTCCGAAAAATTCATGAATGAACTGATAAATTCGCTACGCTACGCGAAAATGGACGAGTTTAGAAATAAATTCCGTTCCATGGACGTGCTGCTCATTGACGATGTCCAGTTCATCGCCGGCAAGGAACGTACCCAGGAGGAGTTTTTCCACACGTTCAATGCTCTCTACGAGTCCCATAAACAGATCGTCGTCACCTCGGACAAATTTCCCAAGGAAATTCCGGGCCTGGAGGAACGCCTGCGGTCCAGGTTCGAGTGGGGCCTGATCGCGGATATCCAATCCCCGGATGTAGAGACCAAGCAGGCCATCTTGAAAATGAAGGCGGAACAAAACGGGATATTCCTCCCGGAGGATGTCACCCTGTTCCTGGCCAATTCGGTAACCAGCAACGTTCGCGAACTGGAAGGTTACCTCATCCGCATCGGCGCATATGCCAGCCTTACCTCCACACCGGTAACCCTGGCGATGGTCAAGGAGGTCTTGAAAGACATCCTGGTGGAAAAAAACCGTGAGCTCACCGTTGAAGAGATCATGAAGACGGTAGCCGCCCACTACAATGTCCGGGTATCGGACATCAAATCCTCCAAGCGCCTGAAGGCCCTGGTCCTCCCCCGCCAGGTAGCCATGTACCTGTCCCGCCAATTGACCTCATGCTCATACCCTGAGATCGGCGAACGTTTTGGCGGCAAAGATCACTCAACGATTATCCACGCCATAAAAAAAATAGAGAAGCAGACCGAGGACGATTTCCAGTTGCGTTCAACCATCAATACCATTAAGAACGCCTTAACCAATTAG
- the rpmH gene encoding 50S ribosomal protein L34 produces the protein MKRTYQPSKIRRKRTHGFRKRMQTKNGQTVLKRRRARGRKVLVPTIPTK, from the coding sequence ATGAAAAGAACTTATCAGCCGAGCAAGATCCGTAGAAAAAGAACCCATGGTTTCCGCAAGCGGATGCAGACCAAGAATGGGCAGACCGTTCTCAAGCGGCGGCGGGCCCGGGGCCGTAAGGTGCTGGTGCCTACGATCCCGACCAAATAA
- the rnpA gene encoding ribonuclease P protein component: MAGIEEGRLTFPSRLRLRERFEFNRAWAKGQKRHTAHFIVLILEKSDGPTRLGLTVSRKVGGAVSRNRVKRIVREFFRTQQNHLPPGIDLSIIAKKGACRLTVGQLCEEFKFLLVR; encoded by the coding sequence TTGGCAGGAATTGAAGAGGGAAGGCTGACGTTTCCCAGCCGGCTGCGGTTGCGGGAACGGTTTGAATTCAACCGTGCCTGGGCCAAAGGCCAGAAGCGGCATACCGCCCACTTCATCGTGCTTATCCTGGAAAAGAGTGACGGCCCTACCCGGCTCGGGCTTACAGTAAGCCGCAAAGTCGGGGGGGCCGTTTCTCGCAATAGAGTAAAGCGGATTGTCCGGGAATTCTTTCGTACCCAGCAAAACCATCTGCCGCCTGGAATCGATCTATCCATAATCGCCAAGAAAGGCGCTTGCCGACTCACTGTGGGCCAGTTGTGCGAGGAATTCAAGTTTCTTCTGGTTCGGTAA
- the yidD gene encoding membrane protein insertion efficiency factor YidD — protein MLRRCLIGLIVFYQKFISPLKAPSCRFYPSCSSYARDAFAKYGVVRGLLLSLGRIGKCHPFHPGGFDPLP, from the coding sequence ATGCTTAGGCGCTGCCTCATCGGTCTGATCGTTTTTTACCAGAAGTTCATCTCCCCCCTTAAGGCACCCTCCTGCCGATTCTACCCCTCCTGCTCCAGTTATGCCCGAGACGCTTTTGCCAAGTACGGTGTCGTGCGAGGCCTGCTATTGAGTCTGGGCAGAATCGGCAAGTGCCACCCCTTTCATCCTGGCG